Below is a genomic region from Pseudomonas sp. JQ170C.
GAGTGGCGACGCTTTGCGGCCTTGGAAGGGGTGTCGCAGCGGGTACTCGAAGGCCTGCGCGCCGCCGGCCTGGAAAAGGCCTTGCGCTGCACCAGCGAACCCTCGTTGCGGCAGGTGAGCTGGAACGGCGAAAGCGCAGCGCGCAATCATGAGTTCCTGCTCGACCGACCCACATTCGATCAAGGGCTGCGCGATGACCTGCACGCCGCCGGCGTCGCGCTGATCGAGGCGCGGGTGCTGGCGGTCCACCGTGACGCTGAACGCTCCTGGGTGGCGCTTGAAGGGGCCCCTGAGCTCACCGCTGACTTTATCGTCGAGGCCCGGGGCCGGCAGGCGCCGTTACGTGACGGTGCGACGCCCGGCAAGGCCTGGCGCGGCCCTGAAACCCTCAGCCTGCTCAATCGCTGGCAAGGCCCGCCCGGGCCTGCCGGCAGTGCCGTGGAGAGCCTGGCCGATGGGTGGGTGTGGATGGCCCGTCAGGCCGATGGGCGCTGTTACTGGCAGATGACCCTGGACGTGGCCAGCAGCGTCTTGCCCGATAAAACCGGGTTGATCGACTACTGCCGGGGGCGGCGTCAGCAGTCCGAACTGGCCCGGCGTTTTTTTGCCAGTGACCAGGAACACGACCTGCAACTGCACGCGCGCAGCAGCACGGCCATCCTCTCACGGCACAGCTGCGGCGATGGCTGGATCAGGGTGGGGGATGCGGCGATGGCGGTCGATCCGTTGTCGGGCAACGGGATTTTCCAGTCGCTGTCGTCGGCGCTGCAGGCGCCTGCGGTGATCAACACCGTGCTCGGCCTGCCGGAGCGTACGGCGCTGGCACAGCAGTTTCATCAGCAGAGGGTCGAGCAGTTGTTCTGGCGCTTTGCACGCATCGGTCGCGACTTCTACGCCCAGGAACAGCGCTGGACCGAGCAGCCGTTCTGGCAGGCCCGCAGTACCTGGCCGGATGCCCAGCCGCTGCACCCGGCCCCGGATTTCGCTGCCCTGCAAGTGCAGTGGGCACCGGTGCTGCGCGACGGCCTGGTAGACCGCGCGCAAGTGGTGACCAGCCCCGACCAGCCCCTGGGCATCTGGCATTTGCAGGGTATCGAGCTGGCGCCGCTGGTGAGCCGGCTGCGCCATGAACCGGCGCAGCAGGTGCTGGCAGACCTGGCGCCCGAGCAGGCGCTGCACGTGCGGCGCTGGTTGCTCAGCCAGGGCTACCGGCCTTGAGCCTCAGAGCTTGATCAGCACCGATTTGAGCTCGGTGTAGTGCTCGATGGCCGCCGCGCCCATCTCCCGTCCGACCCCCGACATCTTGTAGCCGCCAAAGGGCAAGGCCGGGTCCAGGGCGCTGTGGCAGTTGACCCACACCGAACCTGAGCGGATGCGGGGAATCATGCGGTGTACCGCCGCCAGATTGTTGGACCAGATGCTCGCCCCCAGGCCGTAGGGGCTGTCGTTGGCCATGCGCAGTGCATCGGCTTCGTCATCGAAGGGGATGGCCACCAGCACCGGCCCGAAGATCTCTTCCTGCACCAGTGGATGGCGCTGATCGACATCGACAATCACGGTCGGCTTGACGAAGTAACCGGGGCCGAACTGCTCGCCACCGCAGGCGATGGTCGCGCCGCTGTTGCGCCCTTGCTCGATGTAGTCGTACACGCGCTTTTGCTGGCGTGCGGAAATCAGCGGGCCCATCTCGACGCTGGGGTCCAGGCCGTTGCCCAGCTTCATGGCGTTGGCGATACCGGCAATATCGGCGACCACATTGTCAAAGTGCTTGCGCTGCACATAGAGCCGCGAGCCTGCGCAGCACACCTGGCCCTGGTTGAAGAAGATCGCGCTGGCGGCGCCGGCCGCGGCGGTGGCGAGGTCGGCATCGGCCATGACGATGGTCGGCGATTTGCCGCCCAGTTCCAGGGTGACCCGGGTCATGGAGTCCATGGCGATCTTGCCGATGGTCTGGCCCACGGCGGTGGAGCCGGTGAAGGTCAGTTTGTCGACCTGGGGGTTGCGGGTCAGGGCGTCGCCGGCAACCAGGCCGGTGCCGGTAACCACGTTGAACACGCCGGTGGGGTAGCCGGCTTCGAGTACCAGTTCGGCCAGTTTCAGGGCGCTGAGCGGGGTTTCGTCGGCAGGCTTGAGGACCACGGTGCAGCCGGTGGCCAGGGCCGGGCCGAGTTTCCAGCAGGCCAGCAGCAAGGGGAAGTTCCAGGCGACGATGGCGCCGACCACGCCAACCGCCTCGCGGCGTACAAAGCTGTGGAACTGGTCCTGGGGCATCAGCGGCATGGACACCTCGACGGTGCTGCCCTCGATCTTGGTGGCCCAGCCGGCCATGTAGCGCAGGAAGTCGATGGCCAGTTGCACGTCCATGGCGCGGGCGACGACGGCGCTCTTGCCGTTGTTCAGGCATTCGAGCTGGGCGAGGATTTCGCCGTCGCGTTCAAGCAGGTCGGCCAGGCGCCACAGCAGGTTCTGGCGCTCACGGGGGCGGGTGCGGCTCCAGGCCGAGTCGTCGAAGGCCAGGCGTGCGGCCTGGACGGCGCGGTCGACATCGGCCGGCGTCGCTGCCGGGACCTGGCAGAGGGGTTCGCCGTTGGCCGGGTTGCGCAGGGTGAGGGTCGCGCCATCGCTGGCGGGAACCCAGTCGGCGCCGATGAGCATGCTGGGGACGCGCTGGAGGAAGGCGTCGACGGCGGGGAGCAGGGTGGCAGGGGCGGACATGGCAAACCTCGTTGTTGTTGAGAGATGCGCAGTGTTCGCAACGCTTGTGCCAATGTCGGCAGGGCCCGGTTTAGCGAGGGTGGAGGGGATTTGAGGGGAGATGGGTGTCTCAGCCTGAGACAGTCGTGAGACGGGGATGCATCGCGGGGCAGGCCCGCGCCTGCGGTAGGCGCGGGCTTGCCCCGCGATGCATTCTCAATGTGTTACAGCTGTCGCGAAATTAAACGCTTCGGGTGCGCCTGCACGGCGGCAAACCCCATGAAATCCAGCGTTTCAGCTCTTGGCACACATTATGTATTGGTCACTCTGGCCAAAGACCAATAAGAACAATGTCCCGTGGGAGGTCAGTGATTGATGAACAAAAGACTCAGGTTCGCCAGTGCCGGTGGCCTGCTGGCGCTGGTTGCAGGCCTGGCCTTGCAGCCACAGCTCAGCCAGGCACGCGAAGCCCAGGCGATTCTCAAGGAAACCTGCCAGGGCTGTCATTTGCCCGAAGGTGACAATGCCTTGAGCCGTATCAGCCATCAGCGCAAGACGCCCGAAGGCTGGCTGATGAGTATCGCGCGGATGCAGACGATGCATCAGTTGCAGATCAGCGACGAAGACCGCCGCACGCTGGTCAAGTACCTGGCCGATACCCAGGGCCTGGCTCCGAGCGAAACCGAGGGGGTGCGCTATGCCCTGGAGCGGCGCCTGAACACGGTCGAGCAGTTCGACGATCAGACCAAGCAGATGTGCGGCCGCTGCCACTCCGGCGCGCGGGTTGCCTTGCAGCGTCGGCCGGCCCAGGAGTGGGAGCGCCTGGTGAACTTCCACCTGGGGCAATGGCCATCGCTGGAATACCAGGCACTGTCGCGTGACCGCGACTGGTTTGACCTGGCCCGCAAGGAGATGGTGCCGCTGCTGGCCAGCCGTTACCCGCTGGACAACCCGGCCTGGCGCAAGTGGCAGAAATCCATGCCCAAGGCCCAGGCCCTGGCGGGTGACTGGAGCTTCACCGGCCACTTGCCAGGCAAGGGCGAGCTGGCCGGGGTGATGGGCGTCAAGGCGCAGCCCAATGACCAGTTCGCTGTGTCCATCGACGGCCAGTACGCCGACGGCACACCGTTCAAGGGCCAGGGCAGTGCAGTGCTTTACAGCGGCTATGAATGGCGCGCCAGCGTGACCGTGGACGGCGTCACGATGCGTCAGGTGTTCGCGGTCAAAAACGGTGAAATGAAAGGCCGGATGTTCGACAAGGCCCATGACGAACGCGGCCTGGATTTTGTCGCCGCGCGGCAAGACCAGCCACGTCTGCTGGCGGTACAGCCGGGCTACCTCAAGGCCGGCAGCGAGGCGCAGATCAGCCTGATCGGCAGCGGCCTGGCCGGTACGCCGGACTTCGGGCCGGGTGTCGAGGTGCTGCAGGTGCTGGAGCAGACGCCGCAACGCATCAAGGTACGGGTGAAGGCCGCCGGCAATGCCACTGCGGGGGTGCAGCCGGTGAGTGTCGGCAAGCTCAATGGCGGTGAGCTGGCGGTCTATCGGGATATCGCCGAGGTCAAGGTGGTGCCGGCGTTCTCGGTGGCGCGCATCGGTGACGGCGGCGGTTCCACGCCCAAGGTCCAGGGGCGTTTCGATGCCGAAGCCTGGGGCAAGGGCGCCGACGGCAAGCCTTATCGCATCGGCCTGTTCCCGGCCACCTGGAGCGTCGAGCCGTTCGATGAGCGGGCCCGCGAGGACGAAGACGTCAAGTTCGCCGGCACCATGCAGGCCGACAGCGGCGTCTTCACCCCGGGTGATGCCGGGCCGAACCCGGCACGCAAGATGTCGACCAACAACGCCGGCAACCTCAAGGTCATTGCGGCCGTGAACGATGACGGCAAGGCCCATACCGGCGAAGGCCAGATGATCGTGACCGTGCAGCGCTGGAACAACCCGCCCATCCCGTAAGGGGGGCGGTTTGACCAGGCCATGAGCGAGAATTCGAGGAGGTTGCGATGGGCGTTATCCTGAATCTGGTTGAGCGAAACCTGCATGAAGTGCAGGTCGATGCAGCCCGTATGTTGTTCCACATTCCCAGCAGCTCGCTGTTTGCCAGCGATGACCTGACCGGGGAAATCATCGATGCCTTGCGCCGCGAGGGCTGCTCCAGTGAAGACCTGGTGCAGCGCCTGGGCGCGCGCTTCGATGGCTCGCAAGTCAATGAAACCCTGCGTGAGCTGATCGCCCTGGAGCTGGTCAGCGACGGCTCGCCCCTGAGCCCCGAGGTGGCGCTCAAGCGGGTCGAGCGGACCGCGCTCAATACCGTGGTGCTCAACGTCAACACCGGCTGCAATCTCAGTTGCACCTACTGCTACAAGGAAGACCTGGACAAGCCGTCTGCCGGCAAGCGCATGGAGGCCGAGACCGCCGTGGCGTCGGTGGAGATGCTGCTCAAGGAGTCGCCGGACGAGTCGGTGTACACCGTGGTGTTCTTCGGCGGTGAGCCGCTGAGCAACCGCAAGCTGATCGAGTACATGGTCGATTACTGCGAGCAGCGCTTCGGTGAGCTTGGCAAGCGCGTGGAGTTTGTCATGACCACCAACGCCACCCTGCTCACCGAGGAGATCGTCGACTACCTCAACGCCCACCGCTTCGGTTTGTCGGTGAGCATCGACGGGCCCAAGACCGTCCACGACCGCAACCGCATTACCGTGGGTGGGCAGGGCACGTATGACGTGGTGCGGCGCAAGGCCGACATGCTGCTGTCACGCTACGACAGCCGCCCGGTGGGGGCGCGCGTGACCCTGACCCGTGGCGTGACCGATGTCGAGACCATCTGGGATCACCTGTTCAATGAAATGGGTTTTGCCGAGGTCGGTTTTGCCCCGGTCACCAGCGGCGACATCAGCACCTACAACCTCAGCGCCGAGGAACTGATCGAGGTGTTCGCCAACATGAAGGTGCTGGGCAGGCGCTACCTGGAGGCAGCGCTGGAGCATCGCAACATCGGCTTTTCCAACCTGCACCAGTTGATCACCGACATTCACGAAGGGCACAAGAAAGCCCTGCCGTGTGGTGCCGGGCTGAAGATGCTGGCGGTCGACCACAAGGGCGAGCTGAACCTTTGCCATCGTTTCACCGGCTCGCAATTGCCGACCTTCGGCAACGTCCACAGTGGCGTCAAGCAGGTGGAGCTCAACGACTTTCTCTCCCAGCGCCTGGACCGCACCAATACCGGCTGCGACAGCTGCCGTATCCGCAACCTGTGCTCCGGTGGCTGCTACCACGAGAGTTATGCCCGCTATGGCGACCCGGCCCACCCGACCTACCACTACTGCGAACTGATGCGTGACTGGGTGGACTTCGGCATCGAGGTCTACAGCCGGATCATGGCCGTCAACCCGGCGTTCATCAGCCGCTACATCACACCGCGCAAGGTTCACTGACATGAAGCATCTCAAGCCGATCAACAACAAAGCACTCAAGCTCGAACAGGCTGCCGACGAGAACCGCATCGAAGAAGTGTTGGCGATGAACTCTGTGGCAGGTTGCGCCTCGACCACCGACCCGGGCTGGGAAATCGATGCCTTTGGTGGCGTCTCGTCCTTGTGCCAGCCCATGGAGGCTGACCTGTATGGCTGCTCCGACCCTTGCTGGTGGCCGGCCCAGGTGCCGGACATGATGAGCACCTACCCGGACTGGAACAAGGATGCCCAGGCGTCCAACGACAACTGGCGCAACCTGGGCACCGTATTCCCGGACGACAAATGAGCCCCGAGCCGAACAAGAGGGATATTCGCATGCTTCAGATTGCAACCCGCGGCCTGGCCGCCCTGGCCCTGTGTGCCGCCAGTTCCGGTGTAGCCCTTGCCGACGCCGGCAAGGCCCTGAATCCGGGCCAGGAGTACCTGGTCGCCGTCAACTACCCCAACAACCTGCACGTCCTGGACCTGGCCAGCGACAGCCTGTACAAGACCTGCCAGATGCCCGACGCCTTCGGCCCGGGCACCGTGCAGCTGTCGCCGGACCGGCGTATCGCCTATGTGCTGAACAACCACTACGCCGATATCTATGGCGTCGAGCTGGACAGCTGCAAGCAGGTGTTTCATGCCAGCATCACCCAGCTCCCGGGCGAGAAGGCACGCTCGATGTTCTCCTTCACCGTCAGCCATGACGGCAAGGAGATCTACACCGTCGCCAACCCGACGCGCATGCTCAATGACCACTACGAGGTGCAACAGCCGCGCCTGGATGTGTATGCCAGCAATGCCGGGCTCGATGCCAAACCGGTGCGCAGCTTCCCTGCACCGCGCCAACTGACCATCATGCAGAGCGGCAATGACGGCACGCTCTATGTGGCAGGCCCGGACATCTACAAGGTGGATGTGAAGACCGGCAAGTTCGATGTGCTGGTGCCCAGCCGTCATTGGCAGCGGCCGTTGTACAGCGCCCCGGATGTGCTCTACATCTGGAACCAGCAGACCTACCGCAACGACTTTTCGCTGCTGTACACCACGGCGAAATTCAAGGATGAAAAACGTGATCCGGCCACGGCGGAAAACCTCTACGGCTTCTTCTCGATCGACCTGGCCACCGGCAAGGCACAGACCGTCGACTTCGGCCCGCTGACCGAAATCTACTTCAGCGGCATGCGCTCGCCCACCGACCCGAACCTGGTCTATGGCGTGCTCAATCGCCTGGCCAAGTACGACATCAAGGAGAAAAAGCTGCTCAAGTCGGCGGCGCTCGACCACAGCTACTACTGCATCGCCTTCAACAAGGCCGGCACCAAGATCTACCTCGCCGGCACCTACAACGAAGTGGCGATTTTCGATGCCGACAGCCTGGAACCCATCGGCAAGGTCAAGCTGCCGGGCGGTGACATGGCCATCACCACGGCGCAGATCTTCACCCGCTGAGTGTCACCCTGCGCCGCTGCCTTGCCTGGGGCAGCGGCGCTTTACTATCCACCGGGGTTGAACGAAGATGGCGCAACGCCATCAGCCGCCGTACCACGCCCCCGCTGTCATCCACCTATGACACCGCTCTGGCTCAAGCTATTGCCCTGTGCGGCCGATACTGTGCGAGTACGACGAATTTTCGTCCCGCGAAGCCAGCCCAGGGTTGCACAGGTCTGCGCATCGTTTTTCTATTTGCCATGTCAGGTCTCATGGATGCAGGTCTACAGCAACAAGAGCTTTCTGATCGTCGATGACTATTCCGATTTCCGCAGCTCGGCCCGTTCGATGCTGCGCGAGTTGGGTGTGCGCGATGTCGACACCGCCGACAGTGGCGAACAGGCCCTGCGCATGTGCGGGCAGAAGCGCTACGACTTCATCCTCCAGGACTTCCACCTGGGCGACGGCAAGAAGAACGGCCAGCAGGTGCTCGAAGACCTGATCCTCGACAAGCTGATCAGCCATGAGTGTGTATTTCTCATGGTCACCGCCGAAAGCAGCCAGGCCATTGTGCTCAGTGCCCTCGAGCATGAGCCCGATGCCTACCTGACCAAACCGTTCAACCGAATCGGCCTGGCCCAGCGCCTGGAAAAACTGGTGCAGCGCAAGACCCTGCTCAAGCCCATTCTCCAGGCCCTGGATCGCGGTCGTCCGGCCGAAGTGCTGGCGGCCTGTGCCGCGCTGTGCAAACGCGACCCGCGCTTTGCGCCGCTGTGCCTGCGCTATCGCGCCGACGCCTTGCGGGACTTGAACCGCTTTGAAGAGCTGGGCAAGTTTCTCAAGGCCATCATCGCCAGCCGCGCCACGCCCTGGGCCTATGCGGCGCTGGGCAACATGCTGTTCAAACGCAACCAGATGGCCCAGGCCCAGGGTGTGTACGAGCAGGCGCTCAAGGCCTTCCCGATGATGCCCGGGCTCTACGACGGCCTGGCCGATGTGCTGATGGCGCTGGGTGAAAACAAGCGCGCCCAGAGCGTGCTGGAGGAGGCGGTGCGCCTTTCGCCGCTGGCAGTACGCCGGCAGATGATGCTGGGCAAGCTGGCCATGGCCAACCAGGACTTCGAGGCGTCCGCCAAGGCCTATCGGCATGCCGTGAGCCAGGGCAAGACCTCGCGCTACAAAGACCCGGAAAGCAACCTGGGCCTGGTCCAGGCCCTGATGAGCAAGAATGCCGGCAATGGCCTGGATGCCCGCACCCGGGTCGAGATCAATACCGTGCTCAGTGACGTGGCCAAGGAAAACGTCGAGGACCAGGGCCTGCAGGTACGCGCCCGGCTGATGAAAGCCGCCAGCCTGCAGCAGGCCGGCGATGCCGAAACCGCGGCCAAGCTGACCGAGCAGGCCTTGTTGCGGCTGGACAAGATGGAGCAGTTTTTCTCGGTGGACGCAGCCCTGGTGGTGGCGGCGCAGTTGCAGAAACTCGACCAGCATGGGGCGAGTATCAACATCCTCAAGAGCTGCGTGGAAACCTACGGCGATGACCCCAAGGTGATGCAGAGCGTATCGCAACTGACCGACGACCCCACGGTGCTCAACGCGATCACCGAAGCCGTCGACGTCAACCGCAAAGGCGTGCGCAGCTACCAGGCCGGGCAGCTCGACGAGGCGCTGGGCATGTTCCGTCGCGCCCTGACGCTGCAGCCGAAAAACATCAGCATCGCCCTGAACACCGCCCAGGCGCTGATGCGCATGGGCGGCGAAACGCCCGGTCCGGATGTCATGCAAGAGTGCCGCGCCTGCCTGACCTGCGTGGCGGGCATTCCATCGAGTGACAGCCGCTATGACCGTTACCGCAAACTGCATATCCGAGCGTTTGGCGCATGAACCAGAACGATCAGGGGCTGGATTTTTCCACGGTGATCGCCTCCACCGTACACGACATGAAAAACTCCCTGGCAGCGCTCACCCAGGCCCATAGCCAATGGCTGTCGCGCCTGCCCGAAGGGCTGCGCGAGGGCAGCGAGCAAGGCGTGATGGAACACGAGTTCACCCACCTCAACGGCATGCTGGTGCAACTGCTGGGCCTGTACAAACTGGGTGTCAACCAACTGCCCATGTGCCCGGACTACCATGAGCTGGACGACTTTATCGAGGCCCAGCTGGCCGCCCAGCAGAACCTGCTGCAGCACCGCGACATTCTCGCCACCTGGCGCATCGACACCGCCAGCCCCCTGGGCTTTTTCGACCGCGAGCTGGTCGGCTCGGTGATCGCCAACATTCTCAACAATGCCATTCGTCATGCCGGTCATGCCCTGTTGATTACCGTCAGCGACGAAGGTGAGCAACTGGTGCTGAGCATCAACGACGACGGCCCGGGCTTTTCCCAGCACATGCTCGAACGGCAGGAAGACTATGCCCAGGGCATCGATGCGCAAAGTGGCAGCACCGGCCTGGGGCTGTACTTTGCCGCGCGCATTGCGGCGCTGCATGAGCGCGACGGAGTGAAGGGACGGATCGAAATTGCCAATGGCGGGGCGCTGGGGGGAGGGGTGTTCAACCTGTACCTGCCGTGAAATGCTGCAGCGGAGGCACCTGGGCTGACCTGGAAACGGTGCGAGATCAAAGAAACGCTATGTAAGGCTCGTTGTGCCTGGGTTTCGTCAGGCTGGGCTGGTCAGAAGGCGAAATTGCGGTTATGAAGGGTGATTGTTTCAGGCATGACTCTCACTTCACTGGATTTCCCATGCACGTTGCACAACCACAACTCATCCGCGAAACCTTCCCCGTCGGCCCTTTGCAGTGCAACTGCACAATCATCGGCGACCCGATCAGCAAAAAGGCCATCGTCGTCGACCCGGGTGGCAACCATGAACAGATCCTTGCCCGCCTGGAGGCCCATGGCCTGAAGCTGGTGAGCATCATCCACACTCACGCGCATCTGGATCACTTCCTGGCCTCGGGCCTGTTGAAGGAGAAGACCGGCGCCACCCTGCACCTGCACAAGGAAGACCAGTTTCTCTGGGACAACCTGGAAATGCAGTGCCAGATGTTCGGCGTGCCCTACACCCCGGTGCCTTCGCCTGACCGCTGGCTGGCCGACGACGAGGAACTGGCCTGTGGCTGTGGCGTGGCCCTGCACACGCCGGGGCACACGCCCGGGTCGATGAGCTTCTGGTTTGCCGATGCCAAGTTGCTGATTGCCGGTGACACGCTGTTCAAGCGCGGAATCGGTCGCACCGATTTGTGGGGTGGCGACCAGGCGACTATCGTTCGGTCGATCAAACAGCGTCTGTATCGCCTCGATGAAGATGCCACGGTGGTGACCGGTCATGGGCCGGATACCCGTCTGGGCGACGAGATGCGCCAGAATCCTTTCGTGCGGGCCTGATTTTTCAGGGAATTTTTCTGATGTTTGCCACTCCAAGGCTGGCACAGATCCGTTAACCGGTCCGCTGCACTTTCGAATTACAGTAGGAGCTTGTCCATGTTCACCATGCGTCGTTTGATTATCGTCGCTACCGCTGCCGCCCTGATGACCGGTTGTGCCAGCCCCAACCCGTACGACAGCCAGGGTCAGGCGCAGCAAGGCTCCACCGGGATGAGCAAAACCGCCAAGTATGGCGGCCTGGGTGCATTGGCCGGCGCCATCGCCGGTGCTGCCATCGACCATAACAACCGTGGCAAGGGTGCGCTGATCGGCGCTGCCGCCGTGGGTGCCGCTGCAGCCGGTTATGGCTACTACGCCGACAAACAGGAAGCGGCGCTGCGCGCGAGCATGGCCAACACCGGCGTCGAAGTTCAGCGCGAGGGTGACCAGATCAAGCTGATCATGCCGGGCAACATCACCTTTGCCACCGACTCGGCAAACATCGCTCCAAGCTTCTACTCGCCGCTGAACAACCTGGCCAACTCCTTCAAGCAGTTCAACCAGAACACCATTGAAGTGGTCGGCTACACCGACAGCACCGGCAGCCGCCAGCACAACATGGACCTGTCCCAGCGTCGCGCCCAGTCGGTCGTGAGCTACCTGACCTCCCAGGGCGTGGATGCCAGCCGTGTGACGGCGCGTGGCCTGGGCCCTGACCAGCCGATCGCCAGCAACGCCGACGCCAACGGCCGCGCGCAGAACCGCCGGGTAGAGGTCAACCTCAAGCCGATTCCGGGCCAGCAGTACCAGTAAATCGCTATGGTGTAAAAAAAACGGTAGGAGCGGGCTTGCCCCGCGATCGCTGTGGTGAAATCACCATCGCATCGCGGGGCAAGCCCGCTCCTACCGTTTTGGTGTGGCGCTTTTAGTGCTTGGTGGTGATCTTCAGCAAGTCAGTGAACACCATGTCCACCGTCTGACCGACCTTGAGGTTTTTCATCCGCTCTTGCAGTTGCGGATCTTCGACCTTCACCACTTTTTGCGGGCCGTCCGGCGGTAGCAGGGTCACTTCGTGGGTCTTGAGGTCAATCTTGGTGATCTTCGAGGTGACTTTCACCTGGCGGAACGCCTCGCCACCGGGGTTGGGGTTGTCTTTGGTGGCACGGATCACGCCGGCCTCCTTGCTCACGCCAGGCTCACCGCCCACCGTGGTGTCCAGCACCGTCGCGACCGAGCGATTGACCTTGATGTTCACCAGATCCCCAACCTTGAGGTTGTGCAAATCCTTGGCGTTCTCGCTCAGCTGGATCGGCACCTGGGAATCATCGGGGCCGGCGACGGTGACGAGGCGCTTGTCCACATCGACAGCCAGAACCTTGGTATCCACGATATTTTCACTGGCGATGCCATTGATCAGGATGTCTTCTGCCTGCACCGTGAAACTGGCTGCAGACAGGAGCGAAGCAAGAGCGATAGCGTGGGTGAAGGTGCGCAGCGGTTTCATAGGCTTACATTCCGTGTGTGGGCTATTGAGAAACTGAAGGTGCGAAATAGCGTGGGGAAGAGCATAGATGCTCAGCGCAGGTTCGGGGGCGGCGGGGCGATTTTCTGTTGATCTGCCTCAAGCCCAGGGGGAAGAAAACCTCCCACCCGAGCCAGAGCTTGCGAGGATCAGGTGCGGGTTTCGTGCTTCAGGCGCTCAAGCAGGGCGTCCTTGTCCTGCCACAGCACGTTGATCCACTGCTGGAACGCCAGGCGATAGGCTTCATCCTGGTCGTAGTTCTTGCCCAGGAACTCGGGTGGAATCGCCACCTCCTCCAACTGCACCACGATGTGCTTCACCCGACCGCACAGCAGGTCCCAGAACCCAGGCGCGCCAGCCGGGTAGTGGATGGTGACGTTGATGATCGACTGCAACTGTTCGCCCATGGCATCGAGCACAAAGGCAATGCCGCCGGCCTTGGGCTTGAGCAGGTGCTGGTAGGGAGATTGCTGCTGGCGATGCTTGGCCGGGGTGAAGCGGGTACCTTCGGCGAAGTTGAAAATGGCCGTGGGTTTGCCACGAAACTTGGCGCATGTACGGCGGGTGGTTTCCAGGTCCTTGCCGGCCTTTTCCGGGTGCTTGGCCAGGTAGGCCTTGGAGTAGCGCTTCATGAATGGAAAGCCCAGGGCCCACCAGGCCAGGCCAATCACCGGCACCCAGATCAGCACTTGCTTCAAGAAGAACTTCAGCGGACGGATGCGGCGGTTGAGCACGTACTGCAGGACCAGGATGTCTACCCAGCTCTGGTGATTGCTGGTGATCAGGTAGCTGTGCTGGTAGTCCAGCCCGGCGAGCCCCTCGACCTGCCAGCGCGCCTTGCCCAGCAAGTTGATCCAGGCATTGTTATTGCTGATCCAGGCCTCGTGGATATGCCTCATCAGTTCGTCGGTCACCCGCTGCGCCGCCGGGAACGGCAGGCACAGCTTGAACAGGCTGACGATGAACAACGGGGTGCAGCAGACGATGGTGTTGAGCCCCAGCAGCAGCGAGGCGATCACCCCACGCAGTGGCGCGGGCAGAAATCCGAGCATGTTCAGCTATCCAGTGAGCGGTTGGCCTGAATCGCGGTCAGGGCAATGGTGTAGACGATATCGTCGACCTGGGCGCCGCGCGGCAGGTCGTTGACCGGTTTGCGCAGGCCTTGCAGCATCGGCCCCAGGCTGACGCAGTCGGCGCTGCGTTGCACGGCCTTGTGGGTG
It encodes:
- a CDS encoding acyltransferase, whose protein sequence is MLGFLPAPLRGVIASLLLGLNTIVCCTPLFIVSLFKLCLPFPAAQRVTDELMRHIHEAWISNNNAWINLLGKARWQVEGLAGLDYQHSYLITSNHQSWVDILVLQYVLNRRIRPLKFFLKQVLIWVPVIGLAWWALGFPFMKRYSKAYLAKHPEKAGKDLETTRRTCAKFRGKPTAIFNFAEGTRFTPAKHRQQQSPYQHLLKPKAGGIAFVLDAMGEQLQSIINVTIHYPAGAPGFWDLLCGRVKHIVVQLEEVAIPPEFLGKNYDQDEAYRLAFQQWINVLWQDKDALLERLKHETRT
- a CDS encoding tetratricopeptide repeat-containing response regulator; this translates as MQVYSNKSFLIVDDYSDFRSSARSMLRELGVRDVDTADSGEQALRMCGQKRYDFILQDFHLGDGKKNGQQVLEDLILDKLISHECVFLMVTAESSQAIVLSALEHEPDAYLTKPFNRIGLAQRLEKLVQRKTLLKPILQALDRGRPAEVLAACAALCKRDPRFAPLCLRYRADALRDLNRFEELGKFLKAIIASRATPWAYAALGNMLFKRNQMAQAQGVYEQALKAFPMMPGLYDGLADVLMALGENKRAQSVLEEAVRLSPLAVRRQMMLGKLAMANQDFEASAKAYRHAVSQGKTSRYKDPESNLGLVQALMSKNAGNGLDARTRVEINTVLSDVAKENVEDQGLQVRARLMKAASLQQAGDAETAAKLTEQALLRLDKMEQFFSVDAALVVAAQLQKLDQHGASINILKSCVETYGDDPKVMQSVSQLTDDPTVLNAITEAVDVNRKGVRSYQAGQLDEALGMFRRALTLQPKNISIALNTAQALMRMGGETPGPDVMQECRACLTCVAGIPSSDSRYDRYRKLHIRAFGA
- a CDS encoding MBL fold metallo-hydrolase, whose protein sequence is MHVAQPQLIRETFPVGPLQCNCTIIGDPISKKAIVVDPGGNHEQILARLEAHGLKLVSIIHTHAHLDHFLASGLLKEKTGATLHLHKEDQFLWDNLEMQCQMFGVPYTPVPSPDRWLADDEELACGCGVALHTPGHTPGSMSFWFADAKLLIAGDTLFKRGIGRTDLWGGDQATIVRSIKQRLYRLDEDATVVTGHGPDTRLGDEMRQNPFVRA
- a CDS encoding sensor histidine kinase, whose product is MNQNDQGLDFSTVIASTVHDMKNSLAALTQAHSQWLSRLPEGLREGSEQGVMEHEFTHLNGMLVQLLGLYKLGVNQLPMCPDYHELDDFIEAQLAAQQNLLQHRDILATWRIDTASPLGFFDRELVGSVIANILNNAIRHAGHALLITVSDEGEQLVLSINDDGPGFSQHMLERQEDYAQGIDAQSGSTGLGLYFAARIAALHERDGVKGRIEIANGGALGGGVFNLYLP
- a CDS encoding OmpA family protein: MFTMRRLIIVATAAALMTGCASPNPYDSQGQAQQGSTGMSKTAKYGGLGALAGAIAGAAIDHNNRGKGALIGAAAVGAAAAGYGYYADKQEAALRASMANTGVEVQREGDQIKLIMPGNITFATDSANIAPSFYSPLNNLANSFKQFNQNTIEVVGYTDSTGSRQHNMDLSQRRAQSVVSYLTSQGVDASRVTARGLGPDQPIASNADANGRAQNRRVEVNLKPIPGQQYQ
- the peaD gene encoding quinohemoprotein amine dehydrogenase subunit beta, with amino-acid sequence MLQIATRGLAALALCAASSGVALADAGKALNPGQEYLVAVNYPNNLHVLDLASDSLYKTCQMPDAFGPGTVQLSPDRRIAYVLNNHYADIYGVELDSCKQVFHASITQLPGEKARSMFSFTVSHDGKEIYTVANPTRMLNDHYEVQQPRLDVYASNAGLDAKPVRSFPAPRQLTIMQSGNDGTLYVAGPDIYKVDVKTGKFDVLVPSRHWQRPLYSAPDVLYIWNQQTYRNDFSLLYTTAKFKDEKRDPATAENLYGFFSIDLATGKAQTVDFGPLTEIYFSGMRSPTDPNLVYGVLNRLAKYDIKEKKLLKSAALDHSYYCIAFNKAGTKIYLAGTYNEVAIFDADSLEPIGKVKLPGGDMAITTAQIFTR